The sequence TTTTTTGATTTTCTTGTAAATTATCTTTTTCTTTATCAAGGGGGACAAGGAGCTCTACTTGCGAAGCGTCCCCCTTATCCCCCTTTTTATCCCCCAAACCCCCAGCACGCTGTTGATCTAAGAAAAGGGCTTTGATTTCACTATTCCCGCTGGTATGTAAATCCATAAAATTAGTATCAATAATTAGTTTTTCTCTTGGTTTTACCCAATATTCTATAGTGTTATTTTGATTTCTTCTTACAAATTCTAAATCATTGCCTCGATTTTTATGATATTCATAATATGACTTCAAATCATGAAAGTCTGATTGTTCAAAGTCCTTGTAATTTTGTAGAGCTTTTAATCCTCTACTTTTACTCCATTTCCACTGTCCCCTTGTGATATTTATACCATCTATTTCATATCTCATTGTTGGTCTGTTTGCATTAGAATACAATCCAGCCCACAACCCTGATTTTTGTTTTTCATTGGCTTCTTTAACATAAGGATTTGTGTAATAAAACTCAGAGCTTTTTTTATATACTAAAATATATTCAAATCCAACATTTAAAGTTTTAATTTTTTCAAATTGTGAATTTAGACTTTTTGTACCTCTTTTAACAGCTATACAATTCACAAAATTCTCCCTCCCATATATCTCATCCATTAGCACTTTAAGGTAAGCTTGTTCATTATCATCACATTGTACAAATATCACTCCATCATCTTTTAAAAATTCTTTGGCTACTTCAAGGCGATTTTTCATAAAGGTAAGCCAAGTAGAATGATTGAATCTATCATTGTAATTAAAGCTATCATTGCCAGTGTTATAGGGTGGATCAATATAAATAAGTTTAACTTGTTTGGCGTATTTACTTTTTAGAGAATGTAAGGCTAGGAGATTATTTCCCTTGATGAGGAGATTAGGGGAAGAGGAGAGTTGAGTTTGAAGATCTTGCTCACCAAAGGCTTGAAAATTTTGCAAAGCCTTTTTTGAAAAAAGCACATCGATTTCATCTTTTGCTAGAATCTCATGAAAAAATATTTCTTGTGATTTTTGCTCATCTTTGCTTTGACTTCCTTTGATTACTCCATCTTTAAAAGCAAAATTTAAAACCACTTCATTGCTAGATTTTAAAAAACCTTTTGTTTTAGTAGATAATCCGATTTTGCTTACATAACCTGTATAGCTTCCCCCTAAACTCTTAAGATCTAAAAAGTTTAAAAAATCATTGAGTTTAAAAATTAAGCTTAAAGAAGTTTGCATAAAAAAACGACTTTTAAATTCCTCTTGATATTTACTTTCTTCCAAAAGATATTTGAGTAAAACTTCATCATATTTTTGAGCTAAATTTCTCACCATTCCCAAAGTTTCAAAACGATTTTTTAAATCTTGTAATAAATAATCTTTTAGCATTGCTTATCCCCATAAAATTTTTCATTCAAAGCGATCACTTCTTGAGAGACTTGGTAAGTCATATCTTTGATCTCTTCATAAGGGAGATAGTCCATATTAGAATCTAAAATAAGCTTTAAGACTTCTTTTTTATTCTCTAAATCTAGATCTTTAAAATCTTTATCTTTAATTACATCTTCTAAATCCACTCGATAATCTAAAAATGCTTTAGATTCTAAATCTTGATAGATTTTTTCTAGCTCTTTTTCATCTTTTGAGTTTTCTATTTTTTCTTTATAGAGGGCATTTAAAGGCATTAGCTCTGCATAGATAAAGCTTCCTCCACCGCTCCATTTCACTGCTTTAGAGATTCCTCCTTGCTCTCCATCTATTACTTTTTTAAGTCTTTCTTTGGTAATAGATTCTATATAGTCCATTTGTTCAATCCCTATATATCTTCTATGCATCTTATGAGCCACTGCTAATGTAGTCCCGCTACCTGCAAAAAAATCCATAATGAGGTCGTTAGAGTTTGTGCTTACTTCTATAATTCTTTTTAATAGAGATTCTGGTTTAGGATATTTAAAATTCTCTACAAATCCTAATGGAATAGCTTCTTTTGTAGCTACTTGATTCATATATTCATTGTTTGCAAATTCTAAAGTATCAAAAGTTTTTAATGTTGTTTTTAAATCCTTTAAATATCTTTTATAAATAAATCCTCTTTCATCTTCTCTATGCTCTTTTTTAAAGCAAATTCGCCCCTCATCAATATGTTTTTGCATTGTATTTTTTGAAAAAATCCAAAATCTCCCATCTGGCGGATAGTCAATTTTTCCTGTATAGGGATTTTCTACTGCGAAATAACCTGTCTCTATATTGCCACTTTTTGCACTTGGATTATCGCTGATCCAAGCGCCATTTGGATCGTTATCTGGATTTTTATATTTACTTAAATCTTTTTGACCACCTAATAAGCAAATTTTTGATTTATCTTTTGCAAAACACAAACAGTTTTCATGCTGAATATTAATGCCCGTTTTAGCATCATTTGTTGTCGATTTTGTTTTTCGTATAAAATCTCCCACAAAATTCTCCCTCCCAAAAATTTCATCCATCAACACCTTAAGGTAAGCTTGTTCATTATCATCACATTGTACAAATATCACTCCATCATCTTTTAAAAATTCTTTGGCTACTTCAAGGCGATTTTTCATAAAGGTAAGCCAAGTAGAATGATTGAATCTATCATTGTAATTAAAGCTATCATTGCCAGTGTTATAGGGTGGATCAATATAAATAAGTTTAACTTGTTTGGCGTATTTACTTTTTAGAGAATGTAAGGCTAGGAGATTATTTCCTTTTATAAGGAGGTTGGGTGAGTTAGTAAGTGCTAAGCTTAAGTTAGATTCTAAACTTTGCTTATTGTTAGTAGATTTTGCAATTAAGTTAGATTCTACAGAATCTAATAGGGGATTAGTATCTAATAAAAGGCTATTGTGTTGCTCCCCCCCCCCCATCACTTTTTTGGATAAATTCAAAATTTTGCAAAGCCTTTTTTGAAAAAAGCACATCGATTTCATCTTTTGCTAGAATCTCATGAAAAAATATTTCTTGTGATTTTTGCTCATCTTTGCTTTGACTTCCTTTGATTACTCCATCTTTAAAAGCAAAATTTAAAACCACTTCATTGCTAGATTTTAAAAAACCTTTTGTTTTAGTAGATAATCCGATTTTGCTTACATAACCTGTATAGCTTCCCCCTAAACTCTTAAGATCTAAAAAGTTTAAAAAATCATTGAGTTTAAAAATTAAGCTTAAAGAAGTTTGCATAAAAAAACGACTTTTAAATTCCTCTTGATATTTACTTTCTTCCAAAAGATATTTGAGTAAAACTTCATCATATTTTTGAGCTAAATTTCTCACCATTCCCAAAGTTTCAAAACGATTTTTTAAATCTTGTAATAAATAATCTTTTAGCATTATTTTTTCCTTTTAACTCATCCTCATTTTGCTAAGGATTGTTTTTTAATACTTTTTGTTTAGGTATTTTTGAAGCTTTTCCTATCCCCAATCCGTCCCCAGTCAATGTATTTTTTTATATTTTTTAGGTATGATTTAGGTTTATTTTATTAAAAAAGCAATTTTTATTATAACCTAAATATCCTTTATTTAGCTATTTTAGTAAGTTTTGTGATTTTTTATGTATGATTTATAAATTATGAAGAAAAACTATGGCGGAGAGAGAGGGATTCGAACCCTCGAAGGCTTGCACCTTACACGCGTTCCAGGCGTGCTCCTTCAACCACTCGGACATCTCCCCAAAAAAAGTGGGTGCGAAATTATAGCAAAAAAATGCAATTTTTATAGGAAGTTTGCGATTTTGTAATGAGTAAAAAAGTCGTAAAGTTTGGTTTTGTTAAGTTTTTTTTTATCAAGTTTTTGTTAAAATACAAACCTTATTTATATCGCCTAATTTTTATAATCGGAGTTTTTTGGTGTCAAGGTTTTTACCCTTTTTTGCTGTATTTGTTGTGATTTTTAGTGGATGCTCTTTGTTAAATATTTTTCAAGGCAATTTTGATCGCAATGAGTGGGAGTTGGAAAAAATTGTAGTTGAAAATAAGGAATATAAAGGCTTGCGGGGAATGAAAAATAAAGCTTTAGAAATGCTTAATACAAAAGATTCTGAAAATAAAGATCTTAATGTGTTGGATACAAAAGAGGAGCAGCAAGAAAAAAAATCTAGTTTAAAGGGTGAAAAATTTGATGATGAAAGTTTTGCTCCTTATGAAGGACAAACGCCAATTGGTGTTGGTGAATTGCAGGAGTTAGCACAAAATGACAATATTTCTACCTGGAGTTTTGATCCTACACAAAATAAGATTTATGGCATTGCAGGGTGTAATCATTATTCTGCAGATTATACCTGGAGAGATGCGGATAATATAGAGATTTATGGAGTAAATGTTACAAGAAAGCTTTGCACGCCTTTTGTGGTGATGAATTTTGAAATACGCTTTTCACGACTTTTAAAGGGTGTATTTTTTGTAGAAAAAAAAGGTAAAAATGCTATGATTTTGAGAAATCAAGATGTGATGATTTATTTAAAGAGTAAATGAAAAAAATAGTGCAAGAAGTTTGTTCTTCTAATGAAATTAAAAAATCTATATTCTTGGGATTTTTATTGCCCTATACAAATTTTGTAACCAAAATGCAAAAATTAAAAGATAAACATCCAAAGGCAGTGCATTTTGTGTATGCGTATCGTATTTATGAAGATGGGAAAGTTATTGAGCGATTTAGCGATGATGGAGAACCAAAGGGGAGTTCAGGAATGCCAGTTTTAAATGTATTGCGTGGTAGAGATTTAGTAGATTGTGCTGCGATTGTTGTGCGGTATTTTGGAGGGACTTTGCTTGGTGTGGGAGGACTTGTGCGTGCTTATACTCAAAGTGTGGTAGATTGTATTAAAGAAGCGGAAAAATCTTTATTGTTAGATGAGTTTTTGTTAGAGGAGAGCTGTGAAATTTGTTGTCAATATGCTTTGTTAGGTAAAGTAGAGTATTTGGCAAAAAAATTAGCTTTGCGAATGGAGAAAAAAACTTTTGAAGCAGATGGAGTCGTGATAGTTTTGATGGGAGAGAGGAAGGGGCTTGATATTTTTAGACAAGAATTTTCTACAATGCAATTTAATTTATAAGGGAGAATAATGGAGATTATACAATTTTTTAACTATGTAAAGGTTTTTCATATTTTATCTGTGATTTCTTGGATGGCAGCACTTTTTTATCTTCCACGACTTTTTGTTTATCATAGCGAAAATTTTGAAAATGAAAATTTTGTAGAAGTGGTAAAAATACAAGAGCGTAAGCTTTTTAATGGTATTGCTACTCCTGCTATGGTGATGAGTATTTTGAGTGGAATCACGATGATTTTTTTACAGCCAGAGTTGTTTAAAACAGGAATGTGGATTCACATAAAATTACTTTTTGTGATTTTGTTGCTAGTTTTTCATTTTTCTTGTCTATATTATCTTAAAAAATTTATGCGTGATATACGGGTAGCAAGTGGTAGGTTTTTTCGTTTTTATAATGAGATTCCTACAATTTTACTTGTTGTGATTGTTGTGTGTGTTGTATTGCGTTTTTGAGATTTAAGGAGAAAAAATGGCAAAGTTATGGGGTGGAAGATTTAATAAAGAAAGTTCAAAGTTACTAGAGCAGTTTAATGCATCTTTGCCTTTTGATTATAAATTGTGGCATTATGATATTTTAGGGTCCAAGACACATGCAAAAATGTTAAATAAAATTGGGATCTTGATGGATGAGGAATATCAAAAAATTATAGAAGGGTTGGAATGTATCGCAAAAAAAATTAAAGCAGGGAATTTTGTATTTGATATTGCAGATGAAGATATTCATATGGCAATCGAAAAGGCTTTAATTGAAGAAATTGGAGAGGTGGGCAAAAAATTACACACCGCAAGAAGTCGCAATGATCAAGTGGCTTTAGATTTCAGAATGTATGTTTTGGATTCTAATCGTCAAATTCAAGAACTTATCAAAAAGTTAATGCATACACTTTTAGAAATTGCAAGTAAGCACACAGAAGATATTATGCCTGGTATGACACATTTGCAGCATGCTCAACCTATAAATTTTGGATTCCATCTTGTAGCATGGTGTGCAAATCTAAAAAGAGATTTAGAGCGTTTGTCTGATAGTTATAAGCGTAATAATTATTTACCACTTGGTTCTGGTGCTATGGCAGGTACACCTTATAAAAATGATCGCGTGATGATGGCAAAGGAATTGGGATTTATTGCTCCTACTTTGAATGCAATGGATAGCGTGAGCGATAGGGATTTTGCATTAGATTTATTGTATGATCTTTCTGTGTTGATGATGCATATTTCACGCATGGCAGAGGAGCTTGTGCTTTGGAGTAGTTATGAATTTAGATTTATTAGACTTTCTGATGATTATGCTACAGGAAGTTCGATTATGCCACAGAAAAAAAATCCTGATGTGCCAGAATTATTAAGAGGAAAAAGCGGAAGAGTTTTTGGAAATTTGATGGGGCTTTTGGTAGTAATGAAAGGATTGCCATTTGCCTATAATAAGGATACGCAAGAGGATAAAGAAGGGGTGTTTGATAGCGTAGAGACTTTGAAAATTTCTTTGGAAATTTTAAATGCAATGTTAGAAAATATGGAAGTGTGTCAAGAAAATATGTTAAAAATGGCACAAATTGGACATTTGAGTGCTACAGATTTGGCGGATTTTTTGGTGCGAGAATGTGGTATTGCTTTTAGAGAGGCACACCATATTACAGGTAGGGTAGTGGCTTATGCAGAGCAGAAAGGTGTAGATATTTCTTTGTTAGATGAAGAAGAGATTTTATCAATTGATTCTAGAATTAAAAGTGGAGTTAAAGAGGTGCTTTGTTTGCATGCATCAATGAATGCAAGAGATTCTTTGGGAGGAACGGCAACTACGCAAACAAGAGAGCAAATTTTGCAATTACAACAATTTTTAATGGATAAGTGATGGATAAGCAAGAAAAAATTATAGAAATGTTTAATAGCATTGCGCCTAGCTATGATAGAGCAAATCGGATTTTAAGTCTTGGAATTGATATTGCATGGAGAAAAGATGCATGCAAAAAGGCTTTGTCAATGCAACAAAATAAGCATTTAAAAATCGCAGATATTGCCTGTGGGACAGGAGATATGATTTTACATTGGGAGCAATACAAAGATACAAAAGAGGTAGAGTATTTTGGAATTGATCCTTCAAAAGGAATGCTTGAAGTTGCAAAAGAAAAACTAAAAGATTTATTAGAAAATAATAGGGCAAAGATTTTTATTGGACAGGCACAGAATCTAGAAATGCTTGAAGATGAGAGTATGGATATTGTTTCTATTGCTTATGGAATTAGGAATGTTGTTGGACTTGATGAAGCGCTTAGCGAATTTGCACGTGTTCTGAAACCACGAGGATTGCTTGTAATTTTAGAATTTACTAAAAAAGAGCAAAAAGGGTTAATGGATAAAATGATGGGGTTTTATACAAAAAAAATTTTACCATTTATTGGCGGAATAATATCGCGTAATTATAAGGCATATGCATATTTACCTGATTCTATTGATGGTTTTTTAAGCAATAAAGATCTGATAGAAAAAATTGAAAATAATGGCCTGAAAATCAAGATGCTAAAAAGTTATAGCGCAAATATTTCGACATTATTTATTGCGACCAAGGAGTAAGGATTATGCAAAATAGTTTTTTGGGGACATTTGTAATGATTTCTCAATGGCAAACATTGGGGGTTTTATTTGTATTATTTATGTTATTTTTTATGCTAAAAAAGATGCAGGATAAGCAGATTGATTTTTCTGTGCGTATGCTGATTGGATTATTTTGTGGAATCTGTTTTGGAATAGGGTTGCAGTTTATGGCAGGATATCCAAGTCAAGAAGAAATAAAAAATATTACATGGCTTTATGAATTGAGAAATTGGTTTGGATTTTTTGGCGATGCTTTTGTAGGTTTTATCAAAATGCTTGTAATTCCAATTATTGGAATTTCTATTATTAAAGTAATGCTTGATATTGATAAAGATATTAAGCTTTCTTCTTTACTTACTAGAGCGTTATTTTGGATTTTATTTACTGCAGCAATTGCGGGATGTGTAGGTGTATTTTTGGGATATAGTTTTCATTTGGGCTTACATGTTAATGGTTTTGAACCACAAGGTGAGATTAGAGAAGTAAAAAATCTTACGCAAATTTTATTAGGACTTATACCAAGCAATATTATAGATTCTATGCTAAAAAATAATGTAATTGCTTTAGTGGTATTTGCATTTTTGATTGGCTTTGGTGCTAAGGCATTAAGTAGGGAAGAAGGGCTAAAAGATGCTTATGGTGTGTTTGAAAAATTTATCACAGCAATGCATAAAATTATTATGGATATGACTTTATTTATTATTCGCTTTATGCCTTATGCAGTGATTTGTATGATGAGTGAGGTTTTGTTGTCTAATGGTTTAGAAGCAATTAAAACCGCGGTTGATTTTGTTATTTTGATTTATATTGCGATGATGGCGATGTTTGTAGTCTATGCAATTATTTTACTTTTTATGGGGCTTAATCCTTTGATGTTTTTTAAAAAAGCTTTACCAGTTTTTGTGTTTGCATTTACAAGTCGTTCTTCTGTAGGGACATTGCCATTAAATATTTCTACCTTGCATAATAAACTTGGAGTGAGTACAGGAGTGGCAAATTTTGTGGCTTCTATTGGCACTACGATAGGAATTAATGGTTGTGCGGGATATTTTCCTGCTTTTGTAGCAATTTTTATTGCAAATACTTTGGGGGTACAGATTGATTTTAGTTTTATTGTAATGATTGTTTTGATGGTGGTGTTAGGGTCTTTAGGGATTGCAGGTGTGCCAGGAGCAGCAACAATGGCAGCAAGCATTATGCTAACGGGTATTGGATTTGGAGATCATTTTATGTTATTAAGCATTGTACTTGCAATTGATCCTATTATTGATATGGCAAGGACTACAAGTAATGTAGCAGGTGCCATGGTATCAGCAATTTGTACAGATAAGGGAATGGGTAGTTTGAATAAGGAGGTGTATAATGGATGAGACACAAAGCTTTGAAAAAAAAGTAGAAAAAATTAAAGAAATTTTGTCGCAATTAAATCATGACGATCTTAGTCTTAAAGAAGGGGTGTTGCTTTATAAAGAGGGGATTAGTATTTTACAAGAAGCACAAAAAATGCTAGAAAATGCACAAATTGAGTATGAAGAAATTAAAAGTCAGATAAAAGGATA is a genomic window of Helicobacter anatolicus containing:
- a CDS encoding site-specific DNA-methyltransferase yields the protein MLKDYLLQDLKNRFETLGMVRNLAQKYDEVLLKYLLEESKYQEEFKSRFFMQTSLSLIFKLNDFLNFLDLKSLGGSYTGYVSKIGLSTKTKGFLKSSNEVVLNFAFKDGVIKGSQSKDEQKSQEIFFHEILAKDEIDVLFSKKALQNFQAFGEQDLQTQLSSSPNLLIKGNNLLALHSLKSKYAKQVKLIYIDPPYNTGNDSFNYNDRFNHSTWLTFMKNRLEVAKEFLKDDGVIFVQCDDNEQAYLKVLMDEIYGRENFVNCIAVKRGTKSLNSQFEKIKTLNVGFEYILVYKKSSEFYYTNPYVKEANEKQKSGLWAGLYSNANRPTMRYEIDGINITRGQWKWSKSRGLKALQNYKDFEQSDFHDLKSYYEYHKNRGNDLEFVRRNQNNTIEYWVKPREKLIIDTNFMDLHTSGNSEIKALFLDQQRAGGLGDKKGDKGDASQVELLVPLDKEKDNLQENQKIELFATPKPEALLQRIIEISTNENDLIMDFFAGSGTTLAVAHKMHRRYIGIEQMDYIESITKERLKKVIDGEQGGISKAVKWNGGGSFVYAELMPLNALYKEKIKNSKDEKELEKIYQDLESKAFLDYRVDLEDVIKDKDFKELDLENKKEVLKLILDSNMDYLPYEDIEDNSYEIDTEVIELNRIFYEDK
- a CDS encoding cation:dicarboxylate symporter family transporter; the encoded protein is MQNSFLGTFVMISQWQTLGVLFVLFMLFFMLKKMQDKQIDFSVRMLIGLFCGICFGIGLQFMAGYPSQEEIKNITWLYELRNWFGFFGDAFVGFIKMLVIPIIGISIIKVMLDIDKDIKLSSLLTRALFWILFTAAIAGCVGVFLGYSFHLGLHVNGFEPQGEIREVKNLTQILLGLIPSNIIDSMLKNNVIALVVFAFLIGFGAKALSREEGLKDAYGVFEKFITAMHKIIMDMTLFIIRFMPYAVICMMSEVLLSNGLEAIKTAVDFVILIYIAMMAMFVVYAIILLFMGLNPLMFFKKALPVFVFAFTSRSSVGTLPLNISTLHNKLGVSTGVANFVASIGTTIGINGCAGYFPAFVAIFIANTLGVQIDFSFIVMIVLMVVLGSLGIAGVPGAATMAASIMLTGIGFGDHFMLLSIVLAIDPIIDMARTTSNVAGAMVSAICTDKGMGSLNKEVYNG
- a CDS encoding IMPACT family protein, with the protein product MKKIVQEVCSSNEIKKSIFLGFLLPYTNFVTKMQKLKDKHPKAVHFVYAYRIYEDGKVIERFSDDGEPKGSSGMPVLNVLRGRDLVDCAAIVVRYFGGTLLGVGGLVRAYTQSVVDCIKEAEKSLLLDEFLLEESCEICCQYALLGKVEYLAKKLALRMEKKTFEADGVVIVLMGERKGLDIFRQEFSTMQFNL
- the hemJ gene encoding protoporphyrinogen oxidase HemJ; amino-acid sequence: MEIIQFFNYVKVFHILSVISWMAALFYLPRLFVYHSENFENENFVEVVKIQERKLFNGIATPAMVMSILSGITMIFLQPELFKTGMWIHIKLLFVILLLVFHFSCLYYLKKFMRDIRVASGRFFRFYNEIPTILLVVIVVCVVLRF
- the xseB gene encoding exodeoxyribonuclease VII small subunit, which translates into the protein MDETQSFEKKVEKIKEILSQLNHDDLSLKEGVLLYKEGISILQEAQKMLENAQIEYEEIKSQIKG
- the ubiE gene encoding bifunctional demethylmenaquinone methyltransferase/2-methoxy-6-polyprenyl-1,4-benzoquinol methylase UbiE, with the protein product MDKQEKIIEMFNSIAPSYDRANRILSLGIDIAWRKDACKKALSMQQNKHLKIADIACGTGDMILHWEQYKDTKEVEYFGIDPSKGMLEVAKEKLKDLLENNRAKIFIGQAQNLEMLEDESMDIVSIAYGIRNVVGLDEALSEFARVLKPRGLLVILEFTKKEQKGLMDKMMGFYTKKILPFIGGIISRNYKAYAYLPDSIDGFLSNKDLIEKIENNGLKIKMLKSYSANISTLFIATKE
- a CDS encoding META domain-containing protein, whose protein sequence is MLNIFQGNFDRNEWELEKIVVENKEYKGLRGMKNKALEMLNTKDSENKDLNVLDTKEEQQEKKSSLKGEKFDDESFAPYEGQTPIGVGELQELAQNDNISTWSFDPTQNKIYGIAGCNHYSADYTWRDADNIEIYGVNVTRKLCTPFVVMNFEIRFSRLLKGVFFVEKKGKNAMILRNQDVMIYLKSK
- the argH gene encoding argininosuccinate lyase — encoded protein: MAKLWGGRFNKESSKLLEQFNASLPFDYKLWHYDILGSKTHAKMLNKIGILMDEEYQKIIEGLECIAKKIKAGNFVFDIADEDIHMAIEKALIEEIGEVGKKLHTARSRNDQVALDFRMYVLDSNRQIQELIKKLMHTLLEIASKHTEDIMPGMTHLQHAQPINFGFHLVAWCANLKRDLERLSDSYKRNNYLPLGSGAMAGTPYKNDRVMMAKELGFIAPTLNAMDSVSDRDFALDLLYDLSVLMMHISRMAEELVLWSSYEFRFIRLSDDYATGSSIMPQKKNPDVPELLRGKSGRVFGNLMGLLVVMKGLPFAYNKDTQEDKEGVFDSVETLKISLEILNAMLENMEVCQENMLKMAQIGHLSATDLADFLVRECGIAFREAHHITGRVVAYAEQKGVDISLLDEEEILSIDSRIKSGVKEVLCLHASMNARDSLGGTATTQTREQILQLQQFLMDK
- a CDS encoding site-specific DNA-methyltransferase, coding for MKSMCFFQKRLCKILNLSKKVMGGGEQHNSLLLDTNPLLDSVESNLIAKSTNNKQSLESNLSLALTNSPNLLIKGNNLLALHSLKSKYAKQVKLIYIDPPYNTGNDSFNYNDRFNHSTWLTFMKNRLEVAKEFLKDDGVIFVQCDDNEQAYLKVLMDEIFGRENFVGDFIRKTKSTTNDAKTGINIQHENCLCFAKDKSKICLLGGQKDLSKYKNPDNDPNGAWISDNPSAKSGNIETGYFAVENPYTGKIDYPPDGRFWIFSKNTMQKHIDEGRICFKKEHREDERGFIYKRYLKDLKTTLKTFDTLEFANNEYMNQVATKEAIPLGFVENFKYPKPESLLKRIIEVSTNSNDLIMDFFAGSGTTLAVAHKMHRRYIGIEQMDYIESITKERLKKVIDGEQGGISKAVKWSGGGSFIYAELMPLNALYKEKIENSKDEKELEKIYQDLESKAFLDYRVDLEDVIKDKDFKDLDLENKKEVLKLILDSNMDYLPYEEIKDMTYQVSQEVIALNEKFYGDKQC